A window of the Loktanella sp. M215 genome harbors these coding sequences:
- a CDS encoding alpha-2-macroglobulin family protein gives MRRTGAGRVWAFALMALMITAQAVMAQQALVPDRRVSLMPDTDLPGGDLTPIFETSLEACIQACLADTACVAMTYNQRSRACFPKEALGIPQDFIGATSAQVLDNAVARQQVIRRAAAADWLADADLQAALRQARSFGATFTALASDDPVGDAARAAGAGDLTAASGYLATEVGRSDSADAWIRLARQVLPDPETYDSDAAGTAASLALNGYLRADDDALAAQALQVLAAAWEQLGRGRDGLQALRLAAILSPAPGIADALAASEARNGFRVTEQTVQSESLSPSFCAAFSEPLLERLDYASFVRLPDSGLTVEARGDQLCVGGLTHGQDIAITLRRGLPAADGETLARDVAISGYIRDRSPAVRFPGRAYVLPSGGDRGLAMTTVNLDRVDLRLMRMSDRNLIGALQDDLFARPLDAWSAQRFNADRATEVWRGSATVAGQGKLNADVTTRLAIPDEAGPLAPGIYVLQATVPGQDVEETGVAAQWFVISDLGISTLMGVDGLTVVVRGLADAGSKPGAEVTLLSRANAVLGTALADDDGVVRFDAGLTRGPGSQAPAAVVVRGAAEDMAFLSLTDPEFDLSDRGVAGLPPSPPIDVFLTLDRGAYRAGEVINATVLARDGRVQALDGLPVTAILYRPDGVEAARQMPEPAGDGGYVLSFPLAASAPRGTWRVDIRVAADGPALASARALVEDFLPERIDFDPALAEGPLVAGQTVRVALDARWLFGAPAADLPVEGGVTLAPARSLPGFEGVQFGRQDAEETPQTTYLPAGQTDAQGHFATDVVLTAGTGAAQTATIALQVREGAGRPVERVATRLVLPPAPLIGIRPLFAGDAVSSGDEARFAVVAVGAALNAVQMPVRWVLNRVETDYQWYAIDGRWNWEPVTRRRQVAAGDALAGSGEIAVPVDWGQYELVVEGTGAAGASVLFQAGWGAAQAGTDTPDRLRVALDKAAYRSGETAQVHVTAERDAVAIVSVLSNRVSALKIVPLTAGENTIPLAVTDDWGAGSYVTVSALRPLDDVAGDRGGVRALGLAYAPVDPGARALQVLMDVPSAIAPRGSLPVRLRVSGQAAGDVVHVTVAVVDQGILNLTGFKAPDPMEHYFGQRRLGVGLRDLYGRLILPTDAPDGVVRSGGDAGGAMGTQAPPPTEALMSWFSGPVTLGADGTATLDVPVPDFIGSVQVMAVAWSAGAVGQATAVATIRDPVVMVVTAPRFLSPGDTGQVSLALTHVTGPVGDVGLSVADAGDVGLNPGALPATVEVAESGSTTVSLPVRADEDAGTGLLRFSLTTPAGDVVTKEIAIPVSLAEPDVFRTARLTLAPGETAPIDPALMAGLGTGARLTATAGPFAALDVAGALGRLARYPYGCTEQLASVAMPLLYVPDLSAQVGGRGDQDTEKAVQDAITAILTRQTAEGAFGLWGPGAGDFWLDAYATDFLSRARSAGFAVPDQPFQAAIGNLVNQVNYATDPAYADPGENAALAYASVVLARERAARIGDLRYDADAAAESFATPMAAAQIGEALATLGDQPRADRMFAQARDLLAQGTDDQRVFRRDYGSLLRDRAAVLAAATQAGSTVIDTGAETRALASQIAARTAEGAGLSTQESVWTVLAAQALGQGSPSLSVDGLALGGVVATLDPLARSVTNEGAVATEVTLTALGPPLDPPAAGGNGYAISRAYYDLEGQPVDVSTVPLGTRLAVVVTVTPFSATDDAGGRLMVTDPLPAGFEIDNPHLLRAGDVAGLDWLDALAEPEMSQFLSDRFSAAVTWTLSDPFRLAYLVRAVTPGVFRHPAASVEDMYRPAYRGWSDGGEVRVSP, from the coding sequence ATGCGCAGAACGGGTGCGGGACGCGTCTGGGCCTTTGCCCTGATGGCGCTGATGATCACAGCGCAGGCTGTGATGGCGCAACAGGCGCTGGTGCCTGACCGGCGCGTCAGTCTGATGCCCGACACGGATCTGCCCGGCGGTGATCTGACCCCGATCTTCGAGACGAGCCTTGAGGCCTGCATTCAGGCCTGCCTCGCGGATACCGCCTGCGTGGCAATGACCTACAACCAGCGATCGCGCGCCTGTTTTCCGAAGGAGGCGCTGGGGATACCGCAGGATTTCATCGGTGCGACCTCGGCTCAGGTCCTCGACAATGCCGTCGCGCGGCAGCAGGTGATCCGACGTGCGGCGGCGGCTGATTGGCTGGCGGATGCGGATCTGCAGGCCGCTTTGCGGCAGGCGCGGAGTTTTGGCGCGACGTTCACGGCGCTGGCCAGTGACGATCCGGTCGGGGACGCTGCACGCGCGGCAGGGGCCGGAGACCTGACGGCGGCGTCGGGGTATCTTGCCACGGAGGTCGGGCGCAGTGATTCCGCCGATGCCTGGATCCGGCTGGCGCGGCAGGTGCTGCCCGATCCCGAGACTTACGACAGCGACGCGGCGGGCACGGCGGCGTCGCTTGCGCTGAACGGCTACTTGCGGGCCGATGATGACGCCTTGGCGGCGCAGGCCCTGCAGGTTCTGGCCGCCGCGTGGGAGCAACTGGGGCGAGGCCGCGACGGGTTGCAGGCCTTGCGGCTGGCCGCCATCCTGTCGCCCGCGCCGGGGATTGCCGATGCGCTGGCCGCGTCAGAAGCGCGCAACGGCTTTCGCGTGACCGAACAGACGGTGCAGTCCGAAAGCCTGTCGCCGTCGTTCTGTGCCGCCTTCTCTGAACCTCTGTTGGAACGACTGGATTACGCCTCCTTCGTGCGGCTGCCCGACAGTGGCCTGACGGTCGAGGCGCGGGGTGATCAGCTTTGCGTTGGCGGTCTGACCCACGGGCAGGACATCGCGATCACCCTGCGGCGCGGTCTTCCGGCGGCCGACGGAGAGACGTTGGCGCGGGACGTGGCGATCAGCGGCTATATCCGTGACCGCAGCCCTGCGGTGCGGTTTCCGGGGCGCGCCTACGTGCTGCCGTCGGGGGGCGACCGGGGGCTGGCGATGACGACGGTGAACCTCGACCGTGTCGATCTGCGGCTGATGCGGATGTCGGACCGCAACCTGATCGGCGCGCTGCAGGACGATCTGTTCGCGCGCCCGCTGGATGCCTGGTCGGCGCAGCGCTTCAACGCGGACCGCGCGACCGAGGTCTGGCGCGGCAGTGCGACCGTGGCGGGGCAGGGGAAGCTGAACGCGGATGTGACAACCCGCCTTGCGATCCCGGATGAGGCGGGGCCGCTGGCGCCCGGCATCTACGTGCTGCAGGCGACGGTGCCGGGGCAGGACGTGGAGGAGACCGGCGTCGCGGCGCAGTGGTTCGTGATCTCGGACCTCGGGATCTCGACCCTGATGGGGGTGGACGGGCTGACGGTGGTGGTGCGCGGTCTGGCGGATGCCGGGTCGAAGCCGGGGGCAGAGGTCACGCTGCTGTCGCGTGCCAACGCGGTCCTCGGGACGGCGCTGGCGGACGACGACGGCGTTGTGCGGTTCGATGCGGGCCTGACGCGCGGGCCGGGGTCGCAGGCCCCCGCGGCGGTGGTGGTCCGCGGCGCGGCGGAGGACATGGCGTTCCTGTCGCTGACCGATCCGGAGTTCGATCTGTCCGACCGGGGCGTGGCGGGCCTGCCGCCCAGCCCGCCGATCGACGTGTTCCTGACGCTAGACCGCGGTGCCTACCGCGCGGGAGAGGTGATCAACGCGACCGTGCTGGCCCGCGACGGGCGGGTGCAGGCGCTGGACGGCTTGCCGGTGACGGCAATCCTTTACCGCCCCGACGGGGTGGAGGCGGCACGGCAGATGCCCGAACCTGCGGGTGACGGTGGATATGTGCTGTCATTTCCTTTAGCAGCCTCTGCCCCGCGCGGGACGTGGCGTGTTGATATCCGGGTTGCGGCGGACGGGCCGGCGCTGGCCAGTGCGCGGGCATTGGTCGAGGATTTCTTGCCGGAACGGATCGATTTTGACCCGGCGCTGGCAGAGGGGCCTTTGGTCGCCGGGCAGACGGTTCGCGTGGCGCTCGACGCACGCTGGCTGTTCGGCGCACCTGCGGCGGATCTGCCGGTCGAGGGGGGCGTGACGCTCGCCCCGGCGCGCAGTCTTCCGGGTTTCGAGGGGGTGCAGTTCGGGCGGCAGGATGCGGAAGAGACGCCGCAGACCACCTATCTGCCCGCCGGTCAGACCGATGCGCAGGGTCATTTTGCGACCGACGTGGTGCTGACCGCCGGGACCGGGGCGGCGCAGACGGCCACGATCGCGCTGCAGGTGCGTGAAGGCGCGGGTCGTCCGGTGGAGCGGGTGGCGACGCGGCTGGTGTTGCCGCCCGCGCCGCTGATCGGGATCAGGCCGCTGTTCGCGGGCGATGCGGTGTCGAGCGGGGATGAGGCCCGCTTTGCTGTCGTGGCGGTTGGGGCGGCGTTGAACGCGGTGCAGATGCCGGTCCGCTGGGTGCTGAACCGGGTCGAGACGGACTATCAATGGTACGCCATCGACGGGCGCTGGAATTGGGAGCCGGTGACGCGGCGCAGGCAGGTCGCGGCGGGTGATGCGCTTGCGGGCAGCGGAGAGATCGCGGTGCCGGTGGACTGGGGACAGTATGAGCTGGTCGTGGAAGGGACGGGCGCCGCCGGCGCATCCGTCCTGTTTCAGGCCGGTTGGGGTGCGGCGCAAGCGGGGACGGATACGCCGGACCGGTTGCGCGTGGCGTTGGACAAGGCGGCCTATCGCAGCGGCGAGACGGCGCAGGTGCATGTGACGGCAGAGCGGGATGCCGTGGCCATCGTCTCGGTCCTGTCGAACCGGGTTAGCGCGCTGAAGATCGTGCCGCTGACGGCGGGCGAAAACACGATCCCGCTGGCGGTGACCGATGACTGGGGTGCGGGCAGCTATGTCACCGTCAGCGCGTTGCGGCCCCTAGACGATGTTGCGGGCGACCGGGGTGGGGTGCGGGCACTGGGGCTGGCCTATGCGCCCGTTGATCCGGGTGCGCGGGCGTTGCAGGTGCTGATGGATGTGCCGTCCGCGATCGCGCCGCGCGGCAGCCTACCGGTGCGCTTGCGCGTGTCGGGTCAGGCCGCGGGAGACGTCGTGCATGTCACCGTCGCGGTCGTCGATCAGGGCATCCTGAACCTGACGGGGTTCAAGGCGCCCGATCCGATGGAGCACTACTTTGGCCAGCGCCGTCTGGGCGTGGGGTTGCGCGATCTTTACGGGCGGCTGATCCTGCCGACGGACGCGCCCGACGGCGTGGTGCGCAGCGGTGGCGACGCGGGCGGGGCGATGGGAACACAGGCCCCGCCACCGACCGAGGCGCTGATGAGCTGGTTTTCGGGGCCGGTGACCTTGGGCGCGGACGGCACGGCGACGCTGGACGTGCCGGTGCCGGATTTCATCGGGTCGGTGCAGGTGATGGCCGTGGCCTGGTCGGCGGGGGCTGTGGGGCAGGCCACGGCGGTTGCCACGATCCGCGACCCCGTCGTGATGGTCGTGACCGCGCCGCGGTTCCTGTCGCCGGGTGATACGGGGCAGGTGTCGCTGGCGCTGACCCATGTGACGGGGCCGGTGGGCGATGTCGGCCTGTCCGTGGCGGATGCGGGTGATGTCGGGCTGAACCCAGGCGCGCTGCCAGCGACAGTGGAGGTCGCCGAGAGCGGCAGCACGACGGTCAGCCTGCCTGTGCGGGCCGATGAGGACGCGGGAACGGGCCTGCTGCGGTTCAGCCTGACGACGCCGGCGGGCGATGTGGTGACGAAAGAAATTGCGATCCCCGTGTCGCTGGCCGAACCCGACGTTTTTCGCACGGCTCGTTTGACTTTGGCACCGGGAGAGACGGCGCCCATCGACCCCGCCCTGATGGCGGGGCTTGGCACCGGCGCGCGGCTGACCGCGACGGCGGGACCCTTTGCGGCGCTCGACGTGGCGGGCGCGCTGGGACGCTTGGCGCGCTATCCTTATGGCTGCACGGAACAGCTCGCCTCTGTCGCGATGCCGTTACTTTATGTGCCGGACCTGTCGGCGCAGGTGGGCGGGCGTGGCGATCAGGATACGGAAAAGGCCGTGCAGGATGCGATCACCGCGATCCTGACGCGACAGACGGCAGAGGGGGCCTTCGGGCTGTGGGGGCCGGGGGCGGGGGATTTCTGGCTGGATGCCTATGCCACGGATTTTCTGTCACGGGCGCGGTCGGCGGGCTTTGCCGTGCCGGATCAGCCGTTTCAGGCGGCGATCGGCAATCTGGTCAATCAGGTGAATTATGCCACCGATCCGGCCTATGCGGACCCCGGTGAAAACGCGGCGCTTGCCTATGCCAGTGTCGTGCTGGCGCGCGAGCGGGCGGCGCGGATCGGTGATCTGCGCTATGACGCCGATGCGGCGGCAGAGAGTTTCGCCACCCCGATGGCGGCCGCGCAGATCGGCGAGGCGCTGGCGACGCTTGGCGATCAGCCGCGCGCTGACCGGATGTTCGCACAGGCGCGCGATCTGCTGGCGCAAGGCACGGACGACCAACGGGTGTTCCGCCGCGATTACGGCAGCCTTTTGCGGGACCGCGCCGCCGTGCTGGCCGCCGCGACGCAAGCCGGGTCGACGGTGATCGACACCGGAGCGGAAACCCGCGCGCTGGCGTCGCAGATCGCGGCGCGGACGGCGGAGGGTGCGGGTCTTTCGACGCAGGAGTCGGTCTGGACCGTGCTGGCGGCGCAGGCCTTGGGGCAGGGCAGCCCGTCACTGTCGGTTGACGGGCTGGCGCTGGGGGGCGTCGTGGCGACGCTTGATCCCTTGGCGCGCAGCGTGACGAACGAGGGTGCCGTGGCGACGGAGGTGACGCTGACTGCACTTGGCCCGCCGCTGGACCCGCCCGCGGCGGGGGGCAACGGCTATGCTATCAGTCGGGCCTACTACGATCTGGAGGGGCAGCCGGTCGATGTGTCCACCGTGCCGCTGGGGACGCGGCTGGCTGTCGTCGTTACGGTGACGCCGTTCAGTGCGACGGATGACGCGGGCGGGCGACTGATGGTGACCGATCCGCTGCCGGCGGGATTCGAGATCGACAATCCGCACCTGCTGCGGGCGGGCGATGTGGCCGGGCTGGACTGGCTTGATGCGCTGGCAGAGCCGGAGATGAGCCAGTTTCTGTCCGACCGGTTCAGCGCCGCCGTGACCTGGACTCTGTCCGATCCGTTCCGGCTGGCCTATCTGGTGCGGGCGGTGACGCCGGGCGTGTTCCGGCATCCCGCGGCGAGTGTCGAGGACATGTATCGCCCCGCCTATCGCGGCTGGTCCGACGGAGGAGAGGTGCGTGTCTCGCCCTGA
- a CDS encoding DnaA N-terminal domain-containing protein: MQIRPAAGPQAGAQKYDVLTALLTLAAQGAPVQGRLALRLSLLITARFNWRLGQFCVGQREIARMWGVTERTAKRELAQMRGLGWISVTIPAARGRVATHAIHFDAVLPDTMPYWTAVGPDFTARMTGAAAMPQVPVSNVVPLHPVPVTTAADGIWAEAAARLQQDAPALFQAWFSGLRMRTRDGGVLRLVAPTRFIADYVRSHYTGHLMAALLACDPTIRRVEVDV, from the coding sequence ATGCAGATCAGACCGGCGGCCGGGCCGCAGGCGGGCGCACAGAAATACGATGTGCTGACAGCGTTGCTGACCCTGGCGGCCCAGGGCGCGCCGGTGCAGGGCCGTCTGGCGCTGCGGTTGTCGCTGCTGATCACGGCCCGCTTCAACTGGCGACTGGGTCAGTTCTGTGTGGGCCAGCGCGAGATCGCGCGGATGTGGGGTGTGACGGAACGTACGGCGAAACGAGAGCTGGCGCAGATGCGCGGCCTTGGCTGGATCAGCGTGACCATCCCCGCGGCGCGGGGCCGTGTGGCGACCCATGCCATCCACTTTGACGCGGTGCTGCCGGACACGATGCCCTATTGGACGGCGGTCGGTCCGGACTTTACCGCCCGCATGACCGGCGCCGCGGCGATGCCCCAGGTCCCGGTCAGCAATGTCGTGCCCCTGCATCCCGTCCCTGTCACGACCGCGGCGGATGGCATCTGGGCCGAGGCGGCCGCCCGTCTGCAGCAGGATGCCCCGGCGCTGTTCCAGGCCTGGTTCAGCGGGTTGCGGATGCGGACCCGTGACGGCGGCGTCTTGCGACTGGTGGCCCCGACACGGTTCATCGCCGATTACGTGCGCAGCCATTACACCGGGCATCTGATGGCCGCCCTTCTGGCCTGCGATCCGACGATCCGGCGGGTCGAGGTCGACGTCTAG
- the pbpC gene encoding penicillin-binding protein 1C: MSRPDPRLAALWVASLALVLFCGALGRDRLDAFVAATPLPVLAVPVGAEVLARDGSLLRAFQVGDGRWRLDPGAVDPLFVDLLLMWEDARFRAHGGVDARAVLRAGVQAVRGGHVVSGASTLTMQVARLLEDGTTGTWAGKGRQVRLALALERRLGKDAILNLYLRRAPYGGNIEGVRAASLTWFGKDPRRLTPAEAALLVALPQAPEARRPDRFPAAARAARDRVLRRAAATGVLTAQAATAAMGEPLPTLRRPFPALAPLLAARLHRSLPGALRIETTIDAALQRRAEALAAQAVDRRGGALSAAIVVADIHSGAIRASVGTAAWTDTGRAGFVDMTLVLRSPGSTLKPFVYGLAFDDGLAHPETLIEDRPTVFGTWQPQNFDNMFRGTLSIRRALILSLNIPVVRVAAALGPARIVQALARAGVPLVVPQGAPGLAVVLGGAGVTLQDLAQAYAALARGGQGVKLSALPGQGASTGVAMFGPVAAWQVGHILSQLPPPPGARGGRIAYKTGTSYGNRDALAVGFDGAHVAAVWLGRPDGTPVPGAFGGDLAAPVLFDIFAALPDVPLAPPPPGTLTVANAALPAALRRFVPAGEVSAPAAAPLDPLRVIYPPDGAEIAAPDLQVPVKLRGGVPPYTILVNGAPGARGAEVLLPGPGFAQVTVVDAAGASASVQINLRP, encoded by the coding sequence GTGTCTCGCCCTGATCCCCGTCTGGCGGCGCTGTGGGTCGCCTCGCTTGCGCTGGTGCTGTTTTGCGGGGCGCTGGGGCGCGACCGGCTGGACGCCTTCGTCGCGGCGACGCCTTTGCCAGTCCTTGCGGTCCCAGTCGGGGCAGAGGTTCTGGCCCGCGACGGCAGCCTGCTGCGGGCGTTTCAGGTGGGCGACGGCAGGTGGCGGTTGGATCCGGGGGCGGTCGATCCGCTGTTCGTCGACCTGTTGCTGATGTGGGAGGATGCCCGGTTTCGCGCGCACGGCGGCGTCGATGCCCGGGCGGTGTTGCGGGCCGGGGTGCAGGCGGTGCGGGGCGGGCACGTGGTGTCCGGCGCCTCGACCCTGACGATGCAGGTCGCGCGGTTGCTGGAGGACGGGACGACCGGCACATGGGCGGGCAAGGGGCGTCAGGTCCGGCTGGCGCTGGCGTTGGAGCGGCGGCTGGGAAAGGACGCGATCCTCAATCTGTATCTGCGGCGGGCACCCTATGGCGGCAACATCGAGGGCGTGCGGGCGGCGAGCCTGACGTGGTTCGGCAAGGACCCGCGCCGGTTGACGCCGGCAGAGGCGGCCTTGCTGGTGGCGTTGCCGCAGGCGCCAGAGGCGCGCAGGCCCGACCGGTTCCCGGCTGCCGCGCGGGCCGCCAGGGACCGGGTCCTGCGGCGGGCGGCGGCCACCGGCGTGCTGACAGCACAGGCCGCGACGGCGGCGATGGGGGAACCCTTGCCCACACTGCGCCGGCCGTTTCCGGCGCTGGCCCCCTTGCTGGCGGCGCGGTTGCACCGCAGTCTGCCGGGGGCGCTGCGAATCGAGACGACGATCGACGCGGCCCTGCAGCGCCGGGCCGAGGCGCTGGCCGCGCAGGCCGTGGACCGGCGCGGGGGCGCTCTCTCGGCAGCGATTGTCGTGGCGGATATTCACAGTGGGGCGATCCGCGCCTCTGTCGGGACGGCGGCGTGGACGGATACCGGGCGCGCGGGATTCGTGGACATGACGCTGGTCCTGCGCTCGCCCGGGTCGACGCTGAAGCCCTTTGTCTACGGGCTGGCCTTCGATGACGGGCTGGCGCATCCGGAGACCCTGATCGAGGATCGGCCGACCGTTTTTGGCACTTGGCAACCGCAGAATTTCGACAACATGTTTCGCGGCACGCTGTCGATCCGGCGGGCGCTGATCTTGTCGCTGAACATTCCGGTGGTCAGGGTGGCCGCGGCGCTGGGGCCTGCCCGGATCGTGCAGGCGCTGGCGCGGGCGGGCGTGCCGCTGGTGGTGCCGCAGGGTGCGCCGGGACTGGCGGTCGTGCTGGGCGGGGCCGGGGTCACGTTGCAGGATCTGGCGCAGGCCTATGCAGCACTGGCAAGGGGAGGGCAGGGGGTGAAGTTGTCGGCGCTGCCGGGGCAGGGCGCCTCGACCGGAGTCGCGATGTTCGGACCCGTTGCCGCCTGGCAGGTCGGTCACATCCTGTCGCAATTGCCGCCGCCGCCGGGCGCGCGGGGCGGGCGCATCGCCTACAAGACCGGCACCAGCTATGGCAACCGCGATGCGCTGGCGGTTGGCTTTGACGGCGCGCATGTGGCGGCGGTCTGGCTGGGGCGGCCGGACGGGACCCCGGTGCCGGGTGCCTTTGGCGGCGATCTGGCCGCACCCGTGCTGTTCGACATCTTCGCGGCCTTGCCGGACGTGCCGCTTGCGCCGCCACCGCCCGGAACGCTGACCGTGGCGAACGCGGCACTGCCAGCCGCGCTGCGCCGCTTCGTGCCGGCGGGCGAGGTCAGTGCCCCGGCGGCGGCCCCCTTGGACCCTTTGCGCGTGATCTATCCGCCCGATGGGGCTGAGATCGCGGCCCCGGACCTGCAGGTGCCGGTCAAGCTGCGAGGCGGGGTGCCGCCCTATACGATCCTCGTGAACGGTGCGCCTGGCGCGCGCGGCGCAGAGGTCTTGCTGCCCGGCCCCGGATTTGCACAGGTCACGGTTGTCGATGCCGCAGGCGCGTCCGCGAGTGTGCAGATCAATCTGCGCCCATGA